The Saccharopolyspora gregorii genomic interval ACCGGGCGCGTGCACCGGGTCGGGCGTGTCGGCGGCGGCGAGTTCCAGCAGGAGTTCCCTGGTGCGCTCGGGCAGTTCCTGCGCCCGCGCCGCGAAGATCTTCTCCAGCCGTTCGGTGGTGGCCAGCGGCCCGGGTCCGGTCTCCTGCGGCACGGCGGCGAGTTCGACGAGCGCGAGCGGGTTGCCACCCGCTTCGGCGAGGACCCGCATCCGCCGCGCGCCTGCCGGGGGCTGCGGCAGCGCGTTGAGGACGCGGTTCGCGTCGAGTTCGCCGAGCGGTTCGAGGTGCAGCGTCGGCAGCCCGTCCATGCCGGGCAGCGGTTCGTCCTCGCGGGCGCCGATGAGCAGGCTCAGCGGTTCGGTCCCGATGCGGCGGGCGAGGAACGCGAGCAGGTCGAGGCTGGCCCGGTCGAGCCAGTGCGCGTCGTCGACGACGAGCGGGCCGCCGTGCTCGGCGAGCAGTTCCAGCGCGGCGAGGCCCAGCCGCAGCACGTCGGGTTCGCCGTCGCCGCGGTCCATGCCGAACGCGCAGCGCAGCCGAGCGGTCTCCGGGCGGTCCGGGGCGCGGCGCAGCAGCGGCGCGAGCAGCCGGTGCAGCCCGGCGAAGGCCAGGTTCGCTTCGCTCTCGCTGCCCGCGATCCGCAGCGTGCCCGGTCCGGCGACGGCGTCGAGCAGCGTGGTCTTGCCCATGCCGGGGTCGCCGGTGACGACCAGCACGTGCCCGGCGCCGTGCGCGGTCCGGCGCAGCTGCGCGAGCTCCCGCTCCCGGCCGATGATCTCCTGCATCCGCGGCCTCCCGGCCTCCGACTCTAGCCCCGCCCCGGCAGGTGCAGTCACGTGACGGATACCCCGCGACCTGGTGCGCGGCGCATGGTCGACGGCATGGAGAGCATCATGCTGGGAGACGTCGAAGTCACGCGCGTGCTGGAGATCAACGGCCGCGCGATGGGCATGGACGAGTTCTTCCCCGACATCCCGACCGAGGTGTTCGAGGCCGAGCGGGATCTGCTGGATCCGGACTTCTGGTCGCCCGCCGACAACGGTTTCATGGCCGCGGTGCAGACCTGGGTGCTGCGCAGCGCGGGCCGCACGATCCTGGTGGACACCGGGGTCGGCAACCACAAGGAACGGCCGTACTCGCCGCACTGGCGGCACTTGAACACCGGCTACCTGGACGCCCTGCTCCGCGCCGGGGTGCGGCCGGAGGACGTCGACATCGTGATCAACACGCACCTGCACGTGGACCACGTCGGGTGGAACACGCGGCTGGTGGAGCGGGACTGGGTGCCGACGTTCCCGAACGCCACCTACCTGCTGCCGCGGGTGGACTTCGAGTTCTGGAACCCGCTGGGCGAGCACCGGCCGAAGAGCGCGCGCAGCCACCAGAACGTGTTCGAGGACAGCGTGGCGCCGGTGCACCGGGCGGGGCTGGCGGAGCTGTGGGAGGGCGAGCGGGTCATCGACGAGAACCTGCGGCTGCTGCCCGCGCCGGGCCACACCCCGGGTTCGTCGGTGCTGCACCTGGAGTCGGGTTCGGACCGGGCGGTGTTCATCGGCGACCTGCTGCACACCCCGGTGCAGCTGCTGGACCCGGCGCACAACTGCGGTTTCGACGAGGATCCGGCGGCGGCGCGCGCGTCCCGGCGGCGGCTGCTGGAGTTCGCGGCGGACCGCACCGCGCTGGTGGTGCCCGCGCACTTCGGCGGGCACGGCGCGGCCGAGGTCAGCCGGGACGGGGACCGCTTCGCGATCGACGCCTGGGCGGCGTTCGAGCGGCCGCGCTGGACGAACCGGTGAGCGCCGTGGTGCGCACCGGCGCGGGCCGGGTGCGGGGTGCGCGGACCGCGGAGGGCCTGGTGTTCCGCGGCATCCCGTACGCGGCGGCCCCGCTGGGTCCGGCCCGGTTCGCGGCACCGAAGCCCGCGCCCGGCTGGGACGGGGTGCGGGACGCGACCGCGCCGGGTCCGACGGCGCCATCGCCGCACCGGGACTTCGGCGGGCTGGACATGGGTCCGTTCTTCGGCCCGGGCTGGGTGCGCGGCGACGACTACCTGTCGGTGGACGTGTGGACGCCGGACGCGGCGACGGGCGGGCTGCCGGTGCTGGTGTTCGTGCACGGCGGCGGTTTCGTGTCGGGCGCGGCGCAGGCGTCGCTGTACGACGGGACCGGGTTCTCCCGGGACGGCGTGGTGCTGGTGTCGGTGGACTACCGGATCGGGGCGCCGGGCTGGTTGTCGCTGCCGGGAGCGCCGGACAACCGGGGGCTGCTGGACGTGCTGGCGGCGCTGCGCTGGGTGCGGGCGGAGATCGGCGCGTTCGGCGGCGATCCGGACAACGTCACGGTGGCCGGCCAGTCGGCCGGGGCGACCGTGGTGGGCGCGGTGCTGGCGGAACCGGCGGCGCGGGGCCTGTTCCGGCGGGCGGTGGTGCAGAGCGGCAACGGGCTCGGCGCGTTCGTGCCCGCGCAGGCGGAGCTGGTCGCGAATTGGCTGGCCGGGGTGCTGGGCGTGCCGCTCGCCGAGGTGCCGGAGGTGCCGGACGAGCGGCTGGTCGACGCGGTCTCCCGGTTGGGCAAGCCGGATCTGCGGGTACCGGGGCACCACGATCCGCTGCTGCGGTTGACGCCGCTCGGCGTGGTGCTGGAGCGGCAGCCCGCGGTGTCGGTGGCGGCCGGGGACGGCGCCGAGGTGGAGCTGCTGATCGGGAACAACACCGAGGAGGGCAACCTGTACCTGTCCGCCGCCGAGCTCGATTCGTCCACTGTGGAGGACGCGCTTTCGGTTGCGGCGCAAGCACATCCGGAGCCGGAGCGGCTGGTCGAGGCGTACCGTCGGCAGCGCCCGGCGGCCTCCGGCGGCGAGTTGCGGTCGGCGGTGCTCGGCGACGCGTTGTTCGGGGCAGGCACCCGGGCGCTCGCCGACGCGCACGCGGGGCGCGGGCTGCCGACGTTCCGCTACGAGTTCGCGTGGCGGTCGACGGCGCTGGGCGGGCGGCTCGGCGCGGCGCACGGGGTGGAGCTGCCGTTCGTGTTCGACTCGGCGGACGGCCCGCGGCTGCGCGGGGACGGCGCCCTGCTGGGCGACGGCGCTCCGCCGGAGCTGGTGCGGGAGGTGCACGCGGCGTGGGTCCGGTTCGCTGCCACCGGCGATCCGGGCTGGGAGCGCCACATCGCACCGCAACGCCGCGTCCGCCGCTTCGCGACCCCGTCGGCCACCGTCACCGACCCCCGCCCCCTGGAACGGGAGGCGTGGTGACGCCCGGGTGAACGGCCCGCGCCTCGGGCGACCGGGCCGTCCACCCGGGAGGTCACCCGTCCGCCGCGAGGGACAGCGCGGCGCTGGGGCAGATCTGCACGGCGGTCCGCACCTGCTCCACCCGCTCCCCGTCCACGTCCTCGGCGAGCAGCACCACGAGGCCGTCGTCGTCCTGGTCGAACACGTCCGGTTCGGTCAGCACGCACTGCCCCGCCCCGATGCAGCGCCCGGTGTCCGCGTTGATCCGCACGCCGGCCCCCGTCACCAGGTGACCGGCAGCGAGTACACGCCGTAGATCACGGCGTCGTCCTTGAACGGCAGCTCGGCGCGGGGTCCCGCGAGCGCGAGCGTCGGGATCCGGCGGAACAGGGTGTCGAACACGATCTGCAGCTCCAGCCGGGCGAGGTTCTGCCCGAGGCACTGGTGCGGCCCGTAGCCGAAGGCGACGTGGTGGCGGGCGCCGCGGCCGATGTCGAACTTGTCCGGATCGGAGAAGGCGCCGGGATCGTGGTTCGCGGTGTGGCCGAGGGCGATGACCCCGTCGC includes:
- a CDS encoding ferredoxin, with the translated sequence MRINADTGRCIGAGQCVLTEPDVFDQDDDGLVVLLAEDVDGERVEQVRTAVQICPSAALSLAADG
- a CDS encoding MBL fold metallo-hydrolase, coding for MESIMLGDVEVTRVLEINGRAMGMDEFFPDIPTEVFEAERDLLDPDFWSPADNGFMAAVQTWVLRSAGRTILVDTGVGNHKERPYSPHWRHLNTGYLDALLRAGVRPEDVDIVINTHLHVDHVGWNTRLVERDWVPTFPNATYLLPRVDFEFWNPLGEHRPKSARSHQNVFEDSVAPVHRAGLAELWEGERVIDENLRLLPAPGHTPGSSVLHLESGSDRAVFIGDLLHTPVQLLDPAHNCGFDEDPAAARASRRRLLEFAADRTALVVPAHFGGHGAAEVSRDGDRFAIDAWAAFERPRWTNR
- a CDS encoding carboxylesterase/lipase family protein, coding for MSAVVRTGAGRVRGARTAEGLVFRGIPYAAAPLGPARFAAPKPAPGWDGVRDATAPGPTAPSPHRDFGGLDMGPFFGPGWVRGDDYLSVDVWTPDAATGGLPVLVFVHGGGFVSGAAQASLYDGTGFSRDGVVLVSVDYRIGAPGWLSLPGAPDNRGLLDVLAALRWVRAEIGAFGGDPDNVTVAGQSAGATVVGAVLAEPAARGLFRRAVVQSGNGLGAFVPAQAELVANWLAGVLGVPLAEVPEVPDERLVDAVSRLGKPDLRVPGHHDPLLRLTPLGVVLERQPAVSVAAGDGAEVELLIGNNTEEGNLYLSAAELDSSTVEDALSVAAQAHPEPERLVEAYRRQRPAASGGELRSAVLGDALFGAGTRALADAHAGRGLPTFRYEFAWRSTALGGRLGAAHGVELPFVFDSADGPRLRGDGALLGDGAPPELVREVHAAWVRFAATGDPGWERHIAPQRRVRRFATPSATVTDPRPLEREAW